Proteins from a genomic interval of Pecten maximus chromosome 13, xPecMax1.1, whole genome shotgun sequence:
- the LOC117341401 gene encoding uncharacterized protein LOC117341401 has protein sequence MVRGELELDWTCCACDTPAEPETSFTVEETFQEPVPTLEDSVVEEETSLNITADDGITTYHEVDSRTSRGRRKLVDNHGFSCTLKNQTGDRATWRCSIRNKTTSCPATVLQNGEDYREGKKAHVHRPQPGIHHAIQITAKAKSQASDDVFTRSANRMVEDIMKEAPLQATQHSRPKLNNLFPPPFQLDDNFIDQHCPNFFVKDITVEGNRHLIFATERQLLLLSKAKTWFLDATFRAINKPFSQLFSIHAFLRSGDSMKQVPLVFCVMSGKRQLDYYAVLRVIDRLLPEHISLEGFVVDFQAAVWQAIRERFGDQYSIQGCAFHWSQALFRKVQVQYQYTEIEPILVMYSTASGFNNSSRYVCNDVTQKKTKEYIV, from the exons ATGGTGAGGGGTGAGCTAGAACTGGACTGGACATGCTGCGCCTGTGACACTCCAGCTGAGCCGGAAACGTCTTTCACTGTTGAGGAGACGTTTCAGGAACCCGTGCCAACTCTAGAGGATTCGGTAGTGGAGGAGGAGACCTCGCTCAACATCACGGCAGATGATGGCATCACCACCTACCACGAGGTTGACAGTAGAACTTCCAGAGGAAGACGGAAGCTCGTGGACAATCATGGATTTTCGTGCACTCTGAAG AACCAGACCGGTGACCGTGCAACCTGGCGCTGCAGCATCAGGAACAAGACTACCAGCTGTCCTGCGACTGTTCTACAGAATGGAGAGGACTATCGTGAAGGGAAGAAGGCACACGTCCATCGACCACAGCCAGGGATTCACCATGCAATCCAGATAACGGCCAAG GCGAAGTCCCAAGCATCTGACGATGTCTTTACTAGATCAGCAAATCGGATGGTGGAAGATATCATGAAGGAGGCGCCATTGCAAGCAACTCAACACTCCAGACCGAAGTTGAACAACCTC tttcctcCTCCATTTCAGCTTGACGACAACTTTATCGACCAGCACTGCCCCAACTTCTTCGTGAAAGATATCACCGTCGAGGGAAACAGGCATCTGATATTTGCGACAGAGCGACAGCTTCTACTTCTCTCCAAGGCCAAGACCTGGTTTCTCGATGCAACATTCCGTGCAATCAACAAACCCTTCAGCCAGCTCTTTAGTATACACGCCTTTCTCCGGAGCGGTGATAGCATGAAGCAGGTTCCCCTGGTTTTCTGTGTCATGTCCGGGAAGCGTCAATTAGATTATTATGCG GTCCTCAGGGTGATAGATCGACTGCTGCCGGAACACATTAGCCTGGAGGGCTTCGTTGTCGACTTTCAGGCTGCTGTTTGGCAGGCCATCCGTGAGCGGTTTGGGGACCAGTACTCCATCCAGGGATGTGCCTTCCATTGGTCCCAGGCGCTGTTCAGGAAGGTTCAAGTTCAATATCAATACACTGAAATTGAACCTATATTGGTTATGTACTCAACTGCTTCCGGTTTTAATAATAGCAGCAGGTATGTCTGTAACGATGTaacacaaaagaaaacaaaagaatatattgtttaa